Proteins from a genomic interval of Rosa chinensis cultivar Old Blush chromosome 2, RchiOBHm-V2, whole genome shotgun sequence:
- the LOC112187846 gene encoding loganic acid O-methyltransferase, which produces MAAEKINKLSEEGEAYPMIGGDGSKSYAKNSTYQRGAVDVVKQIIKMAVAENLDIEKIMLSNPNNTFNIADLGCSVGPNTFSSVENIIEAVQSKYQSQVPRLSASQIPDFQVFFNDHTCNDFNMLFRSLPDQNRQRYYAAGVPGSFYGRLFPRASIHFVYSSYALQWISRVPKEATDKDSPAWNKGRIHYLNSTDEVVRAYQAQHADDMECFLDARAQEIVCGGLMVLIIPGHQLQGSSNDSHSFLNVTYRLLGSSLTDMARKGVVSENKADSFNIPIYHMSPQDLEAVVEKNGCFSIESVDHLPQIPKLDTVTKNAQLIASHCRAVTEELFKQHFGDELVLDELFDLYRKKLEEQPSIFDSMGTTTFLAVLKRKAN; this is translated from the exons atGGCAGCAGAGAAAATCAATAAATTGAGTGAAGAAGGTGAAGCATATCCAATGATAGGTGGAGATGGATCCAAAAGCTATGCCAAGAACTCCACTTACCag AGAGGAGCTGTGGATGTTGTCAAACAAATTATAAAAATGGCAGTTGCAGAAAACCTTGACATAGAGAAGATCATGTTATCGAATCCCAACAACACGTTTAACATTGCAGATCTGGGTTGCTCAGTTGGGCCAAATACATTTTCTTCAGTTGAAAACATAATTGAAGCCGTGCAGTCCAAGTATCAAAGCCAAGTGCCGCGGCTGAGTGCATCACAAATCCCGGACTTTCAAGTTTTCTTCAACGATCACACCTGTAATGACTTCAACATGCTCTTCAGGTCCCTCCCCGATCAGAACAGGCAGCGATACTATGCCGCCGGGGTGCCTGGTTCTTTTTATGGTCGCTTATTTCCTAGAGCTTCCATTCACTTTGTTTACTCTTCTTACGCCCTTCAATGGATTTCGAGAGTGCCAAAAGAGGCAACGGACAAAGATAGCCCTGCCTGGAATAAAGGTCGGATCCATTATCTAAATTCCACGGATGAAGTAGTGAGGGCATATCAAGCGCAGCATGCTGATGACATGGAGTGCTTTTTGGATGCCAGGGCACAAGAGATTGTGTGTGGAGGTTTGATGGTACTCATCATTCCTGGTCATCAGCTTCAAGGTTCATCAAATGATTCTCATTCTTTTCTTAATGTCACATATCGGCTTTTAGGATCTTCCCTCACGGACATGGCTAGGAAG GGAGTAGTTAGTGAAAACAAAGCAGATTCATTTAACATACCTATCTATCATATGTCTCCCCAAGATCTGGAAGCTGTTGTGGAGAAAAATGGATGTTTCAGCATAGAGAGTGTGGATCACTTACCTCAGATCCCGAAACTTGACACAGTTACGAAAAATGCCCAACTGATTGCGTCTCACTGTAGAGCCGTCACGGAGGAACTCTTCAAGCAGCACTTTGGAGATGAATTAGTTTTAGATGAGCTCTTTGACTTGTATCGTAAGAAACTTGAAGAGCAACCCT